A stretch of Anas platyrhynchos isolate ZD024472 breed Pekin duck chromosome 29, IASCAAS_PekinDuck_T2T, whole genome shotgun sequence DNA encodes these proteins:
- the SF3A2 gene encoding splicing factor 3A subunit 2, with translation MDFQHRPGGKTGSGGVASASESNRDRRERLRQLALETIDINKDPYFMKNHLGSYECKLCLTLHNNEGSYLAHTQGKKHQTNLARRAAKEAKEAPAQPAPEKVKVEVKKFVKIGRPGYKVTKQRDPETGQQSLLFQIDYPEIAESIMPRHRFMSAYEQRIEPPDRRWQYLLMAAEPYETIAFKVPSREIDKAEGKFWTHWNRETKQFFLQFHFKMEKPPAPPNLPPGPPTVKRPPPPPLMNGLPPRPPLPDSMPPPPPGGMTLPPMPPSGPVPPPPVPPQLPPAPGVPPPAPLPPMMRPPLPTEGPGTIPPPPPSN, from the exons ATGGATTTCCAGCACCGTCCCGGAGGTAAAACTGGAAGCGGAGGCGTCGCCTCTGCCTCAGAAAGCAACAGAGACCGCAGGGAGAGGCTTCGGCAGCTGGCTTTGGAAACCATTGACATCAACAAG GACCCctattttatgaaaaatcaCTTGGGTTCTTATGAATGCAAGCTTTGTCTGACTCTACATAACAATGAG GGAAGCTACTTAGCACATACCCAGGGGAAGAAGCATCAGACCAATTT GGCCCGTCGAGCTGCCAAGGAAGCTAAGGAAGCTCCTGCCCAGCCTGCACCAGAAAAAGTCAAAGTGGAAGTGAAGAAATTTGTGAAAATTGGACGACCGGGTTATAAAG tCACCAAACAGAGAGATCCAGAAACAGGCCAGCAAAGCCTGCTCTTCCAG ATTGATTATCCAGAGATTGCAGAAAGCATCATGCCTCGCCATCGGTTCATGTCCGCGTATGAACAAAGGATTGAGCCTCCTGATAGACGCTGGCAGTACCTTCTGATGGCAGCCGAGCCCTACGAAACCATAGCTTTCAAG GTGCCAAGCAGAGAAATCgacaaagcagaaggaaagttTTGGACGCACTGGAACAGGGAAACCAAACAG ttCTTCCTTCAATTCCACTTCAAAATGGAGAAGCCCCCAGCTCCTCCGAACCTCCCTCCAGGCCCTCCGACCGTGAAGCGGCCTCCTCCGCCTCCGCTGATGAACGGCTTGCCCCCACGGCCACCTCTGCCGGACTCcatgccacctcctcctccgggAGGCATGACTCTGCCTCCTATGCCTCCCTCTGGACCGGTGCCACCACCTCCAGTGCCACCTCAGTTGCCACCAGCACCTGGTGTAcctccccctgctcctctgccccccATGATGAGACCTCCTCTCCCCACGGAGGGGCCAGGCACTatccctcctccacctccatcCAACTGA